A region from the Ciconia boyciana unplaced genomic scaffold, ASM3463844v1 HiC_scaffold_39, whole genome shotgun sequence genome encodes:
- the LOC140645855 gene encoding olfactory receptor 14C36-like, protein MSNNSSNTQFLLLVFADIRELQLLHFWLFLGIYLAALLDNGLIITAVACDHRLHTPMYFFLLNLSVLDLGSISTTVPKSMANSLWDTRAISYAGCAAQVFLFPFLMSAGFYLLTIMAYDCYVAICKPLHYRTLLGSRACVHMAAAAWGSGFLTAVLHTANTLTIPVCHGNALDQFFCEIPQILKLSCSRSYLREVGLIVVSFALAFGCFVFIVLSYVQIFRAVLRIPSEQGRHKAFSMCLPHLAVVSQFISTAMFACLKPPSISSPSLDLVMAVLYSVVPPAANPLIYSMRNQELKESIRKVISRMFVNNDKLSYTLHK, encoded by the coding sequence ATGTCCAACAACAGCTCCAAcacccagttcctcctcctggtcTTTGCAGACATtcgggagctgcagctcttgcacttctggctcttcctgggcatctacctggctgccctcctggacAACGGCCTCATCATCACCGCCGTAGCCTGCGACCACcgcctccacacccccatgtacttcttcctcctcaacctctCGGTTCTTgacctgggctccatctccaccactgtccccaaatCCATGGCCAATTCCCTGTGGGACACCAGGGCGATCTCCTACGCAGGATGTGCTGCCCaggtctttctctttcccttcttgaTGTCAGCAGGGTTTTATCTGCTCACCATCATGGCCTATGACTGCTAtgttgccatctgcaaacccctGCACTACAGGACcctgctgggcagcagagcttgtgtccacatggcagcagctgcctggggcagtgggtttctcactgctgtgctgcacacgGCCAATACACTGACAATCCCCGTCTGCCACGGCAATGCCctggaccagttcttctgtgaaatcccccagatcctcaagctctcctgctcacgCTCCTACCTCAGGGAAGTTGGGCTTATTGTGGTTagttttgctttggcttttggctgttttgttttcattgtgctgtcctatgtgcagatcttcagggccgtgctgaggatcccctctgagcagggtCGGCACAAAGCTTTTTCCATGTGTCTCCCTCACCTGGCCGTGGTCTCCCAGTTTATCAGCACTGCCATGTTTGCTTGCCTGAagcccccctccatctcctccccatccctggatcTGGTGATGGCAGTTCTGTATTCGGTGGTGCCACCGGCAGCGAACCCCCTCATTTACAGCATGAGAAaccaggagctgaaggagtccatTAGGAAGGTGATTTCACGGATGTTTGTCAATAATGATAAACTTTCCTACACTCTCCACAAATGA